In Xiphophorus hellerii strain 12219 chromosome 13, Xiphophorus_hellerii-4.1, whole genome shotgun sequence, the following proteins share a genomic window:
- the LOC116730534 gene encoding homocysteine-responsive endoplasmic reticulum-resident ubiquitin-like domain member 2 protein — protein MDQGVVDSPVILVIKAPNQKYDDQTINCYQNWTVEKLKAHLSDVYPSKPSSKDQRLVYSGKLLLDHLTLKDVLRKQDEYHMLHLVCASRTPPSSPKPPRSRGNKPQESAAGPTVSQSSNSAGQEAAGESSDWLRQQAGAFPYHHMYSQFMHSWNHQMTTAPINTPSYYAPMTLMWWQQLYARQYYMHYHLLAASSHLLRPDQPSAQSSQSDPLSQRPQAGRHGNPEVQMNAQGGEILNEEELNRDWLDWVYTFSRAAILLSIVYFYSSFSRFVMVMMAMLVLYLHQAGWFPFNLENELQLPGDRPNQEEMEAELQNQDLQEADGVNDDASDDDGESREEGAEDPNSAPNAGFLSSTWSFIITFFMSLIPEGPQNVAN, from the exons ATGGATCAAGGTGTTGTGGACAGTCCTGTCATCCTCGTTATCAAGGCACCGAACCAGAAGTACGATGACCAGACAATCAACTGCTACCAGAACTGGACCGTGGAAAAGCTCAAAGCCCACTTGTCTGATGTGTACCCCAGCAAACCA aGCTCCAAAGACCAGAGGCTGGTTTATTCTGGGAAACTGCTTCTGGATCACCTCACCTTAAAAGACGTCCTTCGGAAG CAGGATGAGTACCATATGCTCCATCTGGTGTGTGCCTCCAGAACCCCTCCCAGCTCCCCGAAGCCGCCCCGCAGCCGCGGTAACAAGCCTCAGGAGAGCGCCGCCGGTCCCACG GTCTCTCAGAGTTCTAATAGTGCTGGTcaggaggctgcaggagagAGCAGCGATTGGCTGAGACAGCAGGCTGGAGCCTTCCCCTACCACCACATGTATTCACAATTTATGCATAG CTGGAATCATCAAATGACAACAGCCCCCATAAACACGCCCTCCTACTACGCCCCCATGACTTTGATGTGGTGGCAGCAGCTGTATGCAAGACAGTACTACATGCACTA CCATTTGCTGGCTGCTTCGTCTCACCTCCTCCGACCCGACCAGCCCTCCGCTCAGTCCAGCCAGTCCGACCCTCTGAGCCAACGACCGCAGGCGGGTCGCCACGGAAACCCGGAAGTCCAGATGAACGCTCAGGGAGGGGAGATCCTGAACGAGGAGGAGCTCAACAGGGATTGGCTGGACTGGGTCTACACGTTTTCTCGCGCTGCCATCTTGCTCAGTATAGTCTACTTCTATTCCTCCTTCAGCCGTTTTGTCATGGTGATGATGGCCATGCTGGTGCTCTATCT CCACCAGGCCGGCTGGTTTCCCTTCAACCTGGAAAACGAGCTGCAGCTCCCGGGAGACCGGCCCAATCAGGAAGAAATGGAGGCAGAACTACAAAACCAGGATTTACAAGAAGCG GACGGAGTGAACGATGACGCCTCAGACGACGACGgggagagcagagaggaaggagCGGAGGATCCTAACAGCGCCCCTAACGCCGGCTTCTTGTCCTCCACATGGTCCTTCATCATTACGTTCTTCATGTCGCTAATCCCCGAAGGGCCACAGAACGTTGCTAACTGA